A stretch of Sulfurimonas xiamenensis DNA encodes these proteins:
- a CDS encoding MFS transporter: MFKKVFPLSAILSLRFLGLFLVLPVISIFALELEGSTPLLVGIVVGGYALTQALFQVPFGTMSDKIGRKPTLLVGLLIFLAGSIICAYSSDIYTLMLGRFLQGAGAIGSVITAMISDLVEEEIRGKAMAIMGASIALSFALAMGLGPVLGAKFGIASLFILTAVFAVLAIILLFTKVPTPPKIKHIYHATAKTSDILKDPNLLNMIIVNAMQKGLMTIAFVLIPIILTSDTFSWQKSDLYMAYLPAMVFGLAAMGPAVIFGEKHNKPKEIFLFSIVLFIVSFLIMGLTTSSIFFIVGVVLFFIAFNMMEPLVQSMITKFAKVHQKGAALGISNSVAYFSTFIGGTSAGLFLGFSDRETIGVSVAAIAALWLLWTLKLQNPTKYSHIYLPQTSVDMDKLTNFEHKHIAEWYINDTEKLVIVKYTKDAIEEETLKAAISK; encoded by the coding sequence ATGTTTAAAAAAGTATTTCCTCTCTCAGCAATTCTTTCTCTCAGATTTTTAGGCCTCTTTTTAGTATTGCCGGTTATTTCAATTTTTGCGCTTGAACTTGAAGGATCCACTCCTCTTCTTGTTGGTATAGTTGTCGGCGGTTACGCATTGACTCAAGCTCTTTTTCAAGTTCCTTTTGGAACAATGAGCGATAAAATAGGCAGAAAACCGACTTTGCTGGTTGGTTTGCTTATCTTCTTAGCCGGTTCTATTATTTGTGCTTACTCCAGTGATATATATACGCTTATGTTAGGTCGTTTCTTACAAGGTGCAGGAGCAATTGGCTCTGTTATCACAGCAATGATTTCTGATTTGGTTGAAGAGGAGATAAGGGGAAAAGCAATGGCAATTATGGGAGCATCTATAGCTTTGAGCTTTGCTCTTGCTATGGGCCTTGGTCCTGTACTCGGTGCTAAATTTGGTATTGCATCGCTCTTTATATTGACTGCTGTTTTTGCTGTTTTGGCTATTATTCTTCTTTTTACAAAAGTACCGACACCACCAAAAATCAAACATATATATCATGCAACAGCAAAAACTTCTGATATCCTAAAAGATCCAAATCTTTTAAATATGATTATTGTCAATGCGATGCAAAAAGGCTTAATGACTATCGCCTTTGTTCTTATACCTATTATTTTAACAAGCGATACATTTTCTTGGCAAAAATCAGATCTCTATATGGCTTATCTTCCTGCTATGGTTTTTGGCTTAGCCGCGATGGGTCCTGCCGTAATATTTGGTGAAAAACATAACAAACCAAAAGAGATATTTTTATTCTCTATTGTTCTTTTTATCGTTTCATTTTTAATTATGGGATTAACAACTTCAAGTATATTTTTTATAGTTGGAGTTGTGCTGTTTTTTATAGCTTTCAATATGATGGAGCCATTAGTTCAGTCTATGATAACAAAGTTTGCTAAGGTGCATCAAAAAGGAGCCGCTCTTGGTATTTCAAATTCTGTTGCCTATTTTTCTACATTTATAGGCGGTACATCGGCAGGACTCTTTTTGGGATTTAGTGACAGAGAAACTATTGGTGTATCAGTTGCAGCTATTGCGGCTTTATGGCTTTTATGGACATTGAAACTTCAAAATCCTACTAAATACTCTCATATTTATCTTCCACAAACAAGTGTAGATATGGATAAACTGACAAACTTTGAGCATAAGCATATTGCAGAGTGGTATATAAATGATACGGAAAAACTTGTTATTGTAAAATATACAAAAGATGCAATAGAAGAAGAAACTCTTAAAGCGGCAATATCTAAATAA
- the infC gene encoding translation initiation factor IF-3 encodes MNDDIRVPEVRCNVDGAESLGIVSIDEAMEKANELGLDLVLIAPDAKPPVAKIMDYGKYKYQEEKKQKEQRKNQVKIDVKEIKLSVKIAENDIAYKVKHAREFLEQGKHVKFRVFLKGREMANPEAAKDVLLRIWPMVEDIAVMEKPPKFEGRYYNMYVIPQK; translated from the coding sequence ATGAATGACGATATCCGTGTACCAGAGGTGCGTTGTAATGTAGATGGAGCAGAATCTTTAGGGATAGTCTCAATTGATGAAGCCATGGAAAAAGCAAATGAGTTGGGTTTAGATTTGGTTTTAATCGCTCCGGATGCAAAGCCTCCTGTCGCAAAGATTATGGATTACGGTAAGTATAAATATCAAGAAGAGAAAAAACAAAAAGAGCAGAGAAAAAATCAGGTCAAGATTGATGTTAAAGAGATAAAGCTCTCCGTGAAAATTGCAGAAAATGATATTGCATATAAAGTTAAACATGCAAGGGAGTTTCTTGAACAAGGCAAGCATGTAAAATTTCGTGTATTTTTAAAAGGGCGCGAAATGGCAAATCCGGAAGCTGCTAAAGATGTTCTTTTGAGAATTTGGCCTATGGTAGAAGATATTGCTGTTATGGAAAAACCGCCAAAATTTGAAGGTCGCTACTACAATATGTATGTAATTCCGCAAAAATAG
- the thrS gene encoding threonine--tRNA ligase, translating into MNVIAIKHNGEIIDLQTAKELGFEGEQIHLDNSSDSLEVLRHSTAHLMAQAIKSLYPDAKFYVGPTVKEGFYYDFKTNEEIGEGDLKKIEKEMLSLAKKKYEIEKYEISMSEAKEKFKGDHLKLAVMERIPSDTVFIYKQGDFEDLCRGPHLPNIGLIRHFKLTKIAGAYLGGDSKNEMLTRIYGIAFADKEALKAYLDMMAEAEKRDHRKLGAEMKMFTFREEVGAGFPIWLPAGGRLRARLESLLFKAHRKRGYEPVRGPEMLRSDLWKTSGHYQNYGENMYFTNIDEIEFGVKPMNCVGHIKVYEEDLHSYRDLPLKYFEYGVVHRHEMTGALHGLFRVREFTQDDAHIFCRADQIEEQIIEVVDFVDKIMSTFEFDYKMMISTKPEKAVGSDEVWEVSTQALKNAMDKNGLVYEIDEGGGAFYGPKIDIKITDAIGREWQCGTIQLDFNLPERFELEYNGENNDKIQPVMIHRAILGSFERFIGILTEHYAGEFPMFIAPTQVAIVPIASTHNEYAKELADKLIDLGADSEIYSKNDSLNKRIRTAEKTRVPMLAIIGDEEVASRTVAIRDRRTREQYNLSESEFLSLIQTKINGVNF; encoded by the coding sequence TTGAATGTAATCGCAATAAAACATAACGGTGAAATAATTGATTTGCAAACTGCTAAAGAGCTTGGTTTTGAGGGTGAGCAGATTCACTTGGACAACTCATCGGACTCTTTAGAAGTTCTTCGTCACTCAACGGCTCACCTTATGGCGCAAGCTATCAAATCACTCTATCCTGATGCAAAATTCTATGTCGGGCCTACTGTAAAAGAGGGGTTTTACTATGACTTCAAAACCAATGAAGAGATAGGCGAGGGTGATCTTAAAAAGATAGAAAAAGAGATGTTATCGCTTGCTAAAAAGAAGTACGAGATAGAGAAGTATGAGATCTCTATGAGCGAGGCAAAAGAGAAGTTTAAAGGTGACCATCTAAAGCTTGCAGTTATGGAGCGCATCCCTAGTGATACGGTCTTTATCTACAAGCAGGGTGACTTTGAAGATCTTTGCCGCGGGCCGCACCTTCCAAATATCGGACTTATCAGACACTTTAAACTTACAAAAATTGCCGGTGCATATCTTGGGGGAGATTCTAAAAATGAGATGCTGACTCGTATATACGGTATAGCATTTGCAGATAAAGAGGCATTAAAAGCGTATCTTGATATGATGGCAGAGGCTGAAAAAAGAGACCATCGTAAACTTGGTGCCGAGATGAAGATGTTTACATTTCGTGAAGAGGTAGGGGCTGGTTTTCCTATCTGGCTTCCTGCAGGCGGGAGGCTTCGTGCAAGATTAGAGTCTTTGCTTTTTAAAGCGCACCGCAAGCGTGGTTATGAGCCTGTTCGCGGACCTGAAATGCTTCGTTCAGATTTATGGAAAACATCAGGGCACTATCAAAATTACGGCGAAAACATGTACTTTACAAACATAGATGAGATAGAGTTTGGTGTAAAACCTATGAACTGTGTCGGTCATATTAAAGTATATGAAGAGGATCTGCACTCATATAGAGATCTGCCTCTAAAATATTTTGAGTATGGTGTAGTACATCGTCACGAGATGACTGGGGCGCTTCATGGGCTTTTTCGTGTTCGTGAGTTTACTCAGGATGATGCGCATATTTTTTGTAGAGCAGACCAGATCGAAGAGCAGATTATAGAAGTTGTTGATTTTGTAGATAAAATTATGTCCACATTTGAGTTTGACTATAAGATGATGATATCAACCAAGCCTGAAAAAGCAGTCGGAAGCGATGAAGTGTGGGAAGTTTCTACACAGGCTTTAAAAAATGCAATGGATAAAAATGGTCTTGTTTATGAGATTGATGAGGGTGGCGGAGCTTTTTACGGTCCAAAGATTGATATCAAAATAACAGATGCAATCGGCAGAGAGTGGCAGTGCGGAACGATTCAGCTGGATTTTAATCTGCCTGAGAGATTTGAGCTTGAATATAATGGAGAGAACAATGACAAAATTCAGCCTGTAATGATTCATAGAGCAATTTTAGGTTCGTTTGAGCGTTTTATTGGTATATTAACAGAGCATTATGCTGGAGAATTTCCAATGTTTATCGCTCCTACTCAAGTAGCAATTGTTCCAATTGCTTCTACGCACAACGAATACGCGAAGGAGCTGGCAGACAAATTGATAGATTTGGGAGCAGATAGTGAAATTTACTCTAAAAATGATTCTTTAAATAAAAGAATTAGAACGGCAGAAAAGACAAGAGTACCTATGTTGGCAATTATAGGTGACGAAGAGGTTGCATCTCGAACTGTTGCTATACGCGATAGAAGAACAAGAGAGCAGTATAATTTAAGTGAAAGCGAATTTCTTTCACTTATCCAAACTAAAATAAATGGGGTAAATTTTTGA
- the ilvD gene encoding dihydroxy-acid dehydratase — MRSDTIKKGFDKAPHRSLLRATGLKDEDFDKPFIGIANSYIDIIPGHFFLHEYGEIVKEAIREAGGVPFVFNTIGVDDGIAMGHDGMLYSLPSREIIADSIETVMNAHKLDAMICIPNCDKIVPGMIMGALRVNVPTVFVSGGPMPAGHKKDGTPIDLSTAFEAVGQYNEGKMSDEELYDIECNACPSGGSCSGMFTANSMNTLCETMGIALPGNGTILAMTPARIELVKKAAKRIVEMAKADDSKYNLKNVLNEKAIHNAFVVDMAMGGSSNTVLHMLAIAKEAGVDFDITQINEIADKVAHIAKISPSLTTVHMDDINRAGGVNAVMKEVSRRGGLLYLDNPTVTGETLGERIKDAKILDENIIHTNENAFSPVGGLSILFGNLAEEGAVVKTAGIEANMRQFKGKAICFNSQNEAIAGIMSHKVKPGSVVVIRYEGPKGGPGMQEMLAPTALIQGMGLGSSVALITDGRFSGATKGASIGHVSPEAAEGGLIALIEDGDEIELDVDKHLLELNVNYEVLEQRRLHWKPIKKEIASKWLKRYSLLVSNASNGAVLKTEL, encoded by the coding sequence ATGAGAAGTGACACCATAAAAAAGGGGTTTGATAAGGCTCCTCACCGCTCACTGCTTCGAGCAACAGGATTAAAAGATGAAGATTTTGATAAGCCGTTTATTGGAATAGCAAACAGTTATATAGACATTATTCCTGGACATTTTTTCTTACACGAATACGGTGAAATTGTAAAAGAAGCTATTCGAGAAGCTGGCGGGGTGCCGTTTGTGTTTAATACTATAGGTGTTGACGACGGAATAGCAATGGGTCATGATGGAATGCTTTACTCTCTCCCTTCTCGTGAAATAATTGCAGACTCTATTGAAACTGTTATGAATGCTCATAAACTTGATGCAATGATATGTATACCAAACTGTGACAAAATTGTTCCTGGTATGATTATGGGAGCACTTAGAGTAAATGTTCCTACAGTTTTTGTTTCAGGCGGTCCGATGCCGGCGGGTCATAAGAAGGATGGAACTCCGATAGATCTCTCTACCGCATTTGAAGCTGTTGGACAATACAATGAAGGAAAAATGAGTGATGAAGAGCTTTATGATATAGAATGCAATGCATGTCCAAGTGGAGGAAGCTGTTCTGGAATGTTTACGGCAAACTCTATGAATACTTTGTGTGAAACAATGGGAATTGCGCTCCCGGGCAACGGCACTATTTTAGCAATGACACCTGCAAGAATTGAGCTGGTTAAAAAAGCGGCTAAGAGAATTGTAGAGATGGCAAAGGCTGATGATAGTAAATATAATTTAAAAAATGTGCTCAATGAAAAAGCTATTCATAATGCATTTGTTGTAGATATGGCTATGGGCGGAAGTTCAAATACTGTTTTGCACATGCTGGCAATCGCAAAAGAGGCTGGAGTAGATTTTGATATCACTCAAATCAATGAAATTGCTGATAAAGTAGCACACATAGCTAAAATATCTCCATCATTAACAACTGTTCATATGGATGATATTAACCGTGCAGGCGGAGTAAATGCTGTAATGAAAGAGGTAAGTCGTAGAGGAGGGCTACTCTATTTAGACAATCCTACTGTAACAGGAGAGACACTTGGAGAACGCATAAAAGATGCTAAGATTTTAGATGAAAATATTATTCATACAAATGAAAATGCATTTTCTCCAGTAGGAGGACTTTCAATTCTTTTTGGAAATCTTGCTGAAGAAGGAGCTGTTGTAAAAACTGCCGGAATTGAAGCAAATATGAGACAGTTCAAAGGTAAAGCAATCTGTTTTAACTCTCAAAATGAAGCAATTGCAGGAATAATGAGCCATAAAGTAAAGCCTGGCAGTGTTGTGGTTATTCGTTATGAGGGTCCAAAAGGAGGTCCTGGTATGCAGGAGATGCTTGCTCCAACGGCACTTATTCAAGGCATGGGTCTTGGAAGCAGTGTAGCACTTATTACTGATGGAAGATTTTCCGGAGCAACTAAAGGTGCTAGTATTGGTCATGTTTCACCTGAAGCCGCAGAAGGTGGTTTGATAGCACTTATAGAAGACGGTGATGAGATAGAGCTTGATGTTGATAAACATCTACTTGAACTTAATGTTAATTATGAAGTTCTTGAACAGCGCCGTCTTCACTGGAAGCCTATAAAAAAAGAGATTGCGTCAAAATGGCTTAAGCGATATTCACTTTTAGTTTCAAACGCTTCAAACGGCGCAGTTTTAAAAACTGAATTGTAA
- a CDS encoding replication initiation protein yields the protein MSKIQSIIKDIIKTDKKQTKSLSKINENYTVPVVYNDIPIEEKTFHKSNRIIKGKTNIKISKHTHNLGNFLYREMNIRMKKNNNVLDDNEITIPLSSMKKELKITTDSYEKIIKKSMEELKDGTIELEYYTDKQGRSFDYVVMSLISGFDKERLSNGEVIYNIEVSKKMIKFLNENSGGNYTLIPSKYTAILQGIKQIKLYEYCKQYVGFRGGKIPPLTLDKLNVIFQSNYQYLSKAKEQITKSLKNINTKTDITIAFIQTDNKKVIELLVVENERGTKDRQQLKKRKEMLEKSKGNGVYKFKNTEEENDIINNLLGENNEKYIELSKGFLNE from the coding sequence ATGAGTAAAATACAATCAATAATAAAAGATATTATTAAAACAGATAAGAAACAAACTAAATCATTATCAAAAATAAATGAAAACTATACTGTTCCAGTTGTTTATAATGATATTCCAATAGAAGAAAAAACTTTTCATAAAAGTAATAGAATTATTAAAGGGAAAACTAATATTAAAATATCTAAACACACTCACAATTTAGGTAATTTTCTTTATAGAGAGATGAATATAAGAATGAAGAAAAACAATAATGTTTTAGATGATAATGAGATAACTATTCCATTATCATCAATGAAGAAAGAATTAAAGATAACAACTGATAGTTATGAAAAAATCATTAAGAAATCAATGGAAGAATTAAAAGATGGAACTATTGAATTAGAATATTATACAGATAAACAAGGTAGAAGTTTTGATTATGTAGTTATGTCTTTAATATCAGGGTTTGATAAAGAACGACTATCAAATGGGGAAGTTATTTATAATATAGAAGTTAGTAAGAAAATGATTAAATTTTTAAATGAAAATTCAGGAGGTAATTACACTTTAATTCCTTCAAAATATACTGCTATTTTACAAGGTATTAAACAAATCAAACTTTATGAATACTGTAAGCAATATGTAGGTTTTAGAGGAGGGAAAATACCACCCTTAACATTAGATAAGTTAAATGTTATTTTTCAAAGTAATTATCAGTATCTATCAAAAGCAAAAGAACAGATTACAAAAAGCTTAAAAAATATCAATACTAAAACAGATATTACAATTGCTTTTATTCAAACTGATAATAAAAAGGTTATTGAACTTTTAGTAGTTGAAAATGAAAGAGGAACAAAAGATAGACAACAACTAAAAAAGAGAAAAGAAATGTTAGAGAAAAGTAAGGGAAATGGTGTATATAAATTTAAAAATACAGAAGAAGAGAACGACATTATAAATAATTTATTAGGGGAGAATAATGAAAAATATATTGAACTTTCAAAAGGTTTCTTAAATGAATAA
- a CDS encoding DNA-primase RepB domain-containing protein — MNNFINDYFIPNEYFYIFLLNRVETEINYKGVEVKKTREYKHNLQSFNKWYSKFLKMNKNHNWDIYFSINPFKEDTNNRYEINVNSYKSLFFDIDLDGEEISKKIISVLGQSTYTIRTSEDKYQLIYQLDKSFKGSFEELKEHKEVLKKLTYHFKTDNTFDLARVGRIPNLINNKNNFEIKYKNNNIKYDIKHFKKYIEDNNIVLPTKTPNKVSKTNNSNKVNKVYEDNVLYDYIDYTKYLKSYNYFKKYNKDLSKVDFTFIKRWKNELEEDFENILSVLRYCRSDLMTKHGHEIERYILNKIEQS; from the coding sequence ATGAATAATTTTATAAATGATTACTTTATTCCAAATGAATATTTTTATATATTCCTTTTGAATAGAGTTGAAACAGAAATTAATTATAAAGGTGTTGAAGTTAAGAAAACAAGGGAATATAAACATAATTTACAATCTTTTAATAAATGGTATTCAAAGTTTCTAAAAATGAATAAAAACCATAACTGGGACATTTATTTCAGTATCAACCCATTTAAAGAAGATACCAATAACAGATATGAAATTAATGTTAATAGTTATAAATCTTTATTTTTTGATATTGATTTAGACGGAGAAGAAATATCTAAAAAAATAATATCTGTATTAGGACAATCAACTTACACAATTAGAACAAGTGAAGATAAGTATCAATTAATTTATCAGTTAGATAAATCATTTAAAGGAAGTTTTGAAGAACTTAAAGAACATAAAGAAGTTTTGAAAAAATTAACATATCACTTTAAAACAGATAATACCTTTGATTTAGCAAGAGTAGGAAGAATTCCAAATCTAATAAATAATAAGAATAATTTTGAAATAAAATATAAAAATAATAATATTAAATATGATATTAAACACTTCAAAAAGTATATTGAAGATAATAATATTGTATTACCTACTAAAACACCAAATAAGGTATCAAAAACGAATAATTCTAATAAAGTTAATAAAGTATATGAAGATAATGTTTTATACGATTATATTGATTATACGAAGTATTTGAAATCTTATAACTACTTCAAAAAATATAATAAAGATTTATCGAAAGTTGATTTTACATTTATTAAAAGGTGGAAAAATGAACTGGAGGAAGATTTTGAAAATATCTTATCAGTTTTAAGGTATTGTAGAAGTGATTTAATGACTAAACACGGACACGAAATAGAAAGATACATATTAAATAAAATAGAACAATCTTAA
- a CDS encoding tyrosine-type recombinase/integrase: MGMEIEEGKYVSVGHSILVRKSKNGDYTYYHNYRDKETKKPKRRKLFTKSLHSNKNIKDCIRMIEVKEEVEENSFNTPNSTYTLNILAENYFNSRKIQMISKLKQEYNYLSNDEFFENEIIKRKLTNLKSESQKYNKNVSNSKIAKMNFDSITKVDINRFVDLELTNNNLSQKSVSVIVSLIKTIVNKGMEQEYISINPFQYIKVKNPKRTRVRYLNTEELKLLLNKCKEYESNFNVYLSVYLAVLTAGRARTILNIQKKDIDIKNKQIRLNNFKSSKYYVIQLNKESIEWLDKKILKNINGNDYLIQPTNENDRKIPQQPLCEIPEKVYEIMDELFNQNLDKSNNNDRDFVVNFHTLRRSVATNLALQGSNIYDIMTLLNHSSIKQTEDYLSLNNNSLSTETNKLLSSIFD; encoded by the coding sequence ATGGGAATGGAGATAGAAGAGGGGAAATATGTATCAGTAGGACATTCAATTTTAGTAAGAAAATCAAAGAATGGAGATTATACTTATTATCATAATTACAGAGATAAAGAGACTAAAAAACCAAAGAGAAGAAAACTATTTACAAAGTCTTTACATAGTAATAAAAATATAAAAGATTGTATTAGAATGATAGAAGTTAAAGAAGAAGTTGAAGAAAACTCTTTCAATACTCCTAACTCTACATATACATTAAATATTTTAGCTGAAAATTATTTCAATAGTAGAAAAATTCAAATGATTTCAAAGTTAAAACAAGAATATAACTATCTTAGTAATGACGAATTTTTTGAAAATGAAATTATCAAAAGGAAATTAACTAATTTAAAGAGTGAAAGTCAAAAATATAATAAAAATGTTAGTAATAGTAAAATAGCCAAAATGAACTTTGATTCAATTACAAAAGTTGATATTAATAGATTTGTAGATTTAGAATTAACAAATAATAATTTATCTCAAAAAAGTGTTTCTGTTATTGTTTCTTTGATAAAAACGATAGTAAATAAAGGAATGGAACAAGAATATATAAGTATCAACCCATTTCAATATATTAAAGTAAAAAATCCTAAAAGAACAAGAGTAAGATATCTAAATACAGAAGAATTAAAATTATTATTGAATAAATGTAAAGAATATGAAAGTAATTTTAATGTTTATTTATCTGTTTATTTAGCTGTATTGACAGCAGGAAGAGCAAGAACAATTTTAAATATTCAAAAAAAAGATATAGATATTAAGAATAAACAAATTAGATTAAATAATTTTAAATCTAGTAAATATTATGTTATTCAATTGAATAAAGAGAGTATAGAGTGGTTAGATAAAAAAATATTAAAAAATATAAATGGGAATGATTATTTAATTCAACCTACTAATGAAAACGATAGAAAAATTCCTCAACAACCATTATGTGAAATACCTGAGAAAGTATATGAAATTATGGACGAATTATTTAATCAAAATTTAGATAAATCTAATAATAATGATAGAGATTTTGTAGTTAATTTTCATACTTTAAGAAGAAGTGTAGCAACAAATCTTGCGTTACAGGGTTCTAATATATACGATATTATGACTTTGTTAAATCATAGTAGTATTAAACAAACAGAAGATTATTTAAGTTTAAATAATAATAGTTTATCAACTGAAACAAATAAATTATTATCTTCTATATTTGATTAA
- the putP gene encoding sodium/proline symporter PutP, producing METPVIISFIAYMLIMVGIGFYFYFKTDDLSDFVLGGRNLGPGVTALSAGASDMSGWLLLGLPGMMYSQGLVGSWIAVGLIVGAYLNWHYVAKPLRVYTHYLQDAITIPDYFSNRFNEKGDSLRVVTAVVILIFYTLYTSSGLVGGAKLFEATFHLDYDTALIVGSFIIVSYTFLGGYNAVSWTDFIQGILMMLALVVVPFVVLSDIGGLSEGLKIIESIDPSNLDIFSGASIIGVISLMAWGLGYFGQPHILVRFMSIRHEDEMERAKTIGMTWMVVSVIGSLAVGFFGLAYVVSHGVELQDSEKIFITLSQLLFNPWIAGFLLAAILAAIMSTVDSQLLVSSSVLTRDLYHAIFRKDASDKELVWVGRVTVIAIALIAWYISTDENSSVLKLVSYAWAGFGAAFGPLIILSLYNKSITKNGAIAGMIVGSLTVIIYKQLVGGIFDLYELLPGFIAAWIAILVFSKIGSKNSENVEEVFNEVQEKLKESKS from the coding sequence ATGGAAACACCGGTAATTATTTCATTTATAGCTTATATGCTAATAATGGTAGGGATAGGATTTTATTTTTATTTTAAAACAGATGATTTGAGTGACTTTGTTTTAGGAGGACGAAATTTAGGTCCAGGAGTTACAGCGCTGAGTGCTGGAGCATCGGACATGAGCGGATGGCTGCTTTTAGGGCTTCCTGGTATGATGTACTCTCAGGGTCTTGTCGGAAGTTGGATAGCTGTGGGTCTTATAGTCGGGGCATATCTTAACTGGCATTATGTGGCAAAACCGCTTCGTGTTTACACCCATTATCTTCAAGATGCGATTACTATTCCTGACTATTTCTCAAACCGCTTTAATGAAAAAGGTGATTCTCTTCGGGTTGTAACGGCTGTAGTTATTCTTATCTTTTACACTCTTTATACCTCTTCAGGACTTGTCGGTGGTGCAAAACTCTTTGAGGCAACTTTTCATCTTGACTATGATACAGCACTTATTGTTGGAAGTTTTATTATAGTCTCTTACACTTTTTTAGGCGGCTACAATGCAGTAAGTTGGACAGATTTTATTCAGGGCATACTTATGATGCTTGCATTAGTCGTTGTGCCTTTTGTTGTTCTTTCAGATATTGGCGGCTTAAGTGAGGGACTCAAAATTATAGAATCTATTGATCCCTCAAATCTGGATATTTTTAGCGGAGCATCTATAATTGGGGTTATCTCTTTAATGGCCTGGGGTCTGGGTTACTTTGGTCAGCCGCACATTTTGGTTCGTTTTATGTCTATTCGCCATGAAGATGAGATGGAGCGTGCAAAAACCATAGGCATGACATGGATGGTTGTCTCGGTTATCGGTTCATTGGCAGTAGGATTTTTTGGATTAGCATATGTAGTATCACACGGAGTGGAGCTTCAAGACAGCGAAAAAATTTTTATAACACTCTCTCAACTTCTTTTCAACCCATGGATAGCAGGCTTTTTACTCGCAGCAATCTTGGCGGCAATTATGAGCACTGTTGACTCTCAATTGCTCGTCTCCTCTTCTGTTCTTACAAGAGATCTTTATCATGCCATATTTAGAAAAGATGCAAGTGATAAAGAACTTGTATGGGTGGGAAGAGTTACAGTAATAGCTATTGCTCTCATTGCATGGTACATCTCCACAGATGAGAACTCCAGTGTATTAAAACTTGTGTCCTATGCATGGGCAGGATTTGGTGCTGCATTTGGTCCGCTTATTATTCTTTCTCTTTACAATAAGTCCATAACTAAAAATGGAGCTATCGCGGGAATGATAGTTGGTTCTCTAACAGTTATAATATACAAACAACTAGTTGGAGGTATTTTTGATTTGTATGAACTCCTTCCAGGCTTTATAGCTGCTTGGATTGCTATATTAGTGTTTAGTAAAATAGGTTCTAAAAATTCTGAAAATGTTGAAGAGGTATTTAATGAAGTTCAAGAGAAATTGAAAGAGTCTAAAAGCTAA
- a CDS encoding lipocalin family protein — MKRIVLALSFLLSLVGCTKQYEPLPTVDSVDLQKYFGKWYEIARYDHSFEKGCSNVNATYTFKEDSKIKVLNQCFKNNALSKAVGKAYAVDNTNAKLKVSFFGPFYGDYQILMLDNDYTYAVIGEPSREYFWILSRTPTLDKETTNMILAKLPFLGYDKTKIIWTIQEQ, encoded by the coding sequence ATGAAGCGTATTGTATTGGCATTGAGTTTTCTCTTATCACTTGTTGGCTGCACAAAACAGTATGAACCTCTCCCCACTGTAGATTCGGTAGATCTGCAAAAATATTTCGGAAAATGGTATGAGATAGCGAGATATGATCACTCATTTGAAAAAGGTTGCAGCAATGTAAATGCAACATACACTTTTAAAGAAGATTCAAAGATAAAGGTTTTAAACCAGTGTTTTAAAAACAATGCGCTAAGCAAAGCCGTAGGAAAAGCTTACGCTGTAGACAATACAAACGCAAAACTAAAAGTCAGTTTTTTTGGCCCTTTTTATGGAGACTATCAGATTTTGATGCTAGATAACGACTACACTTATGCAGTAATCGGCGAGCCTTCAAGAGAGTATTTCTGGATTCTCTCTCGCACACCTACACTAGATAAAGAGACCACAAATATGATTTTAGCCAAACTTCCATTTTTAGGATATGATAAAACAAAAATTATCTGGACGATTCAAGAACAGTAA